One Caviibacter abscessus genomic window, TGGTGCATCAATTAAGACTATGTTACCTAAAGTAGATTCTGAAAGCGGTAACTTACAGGTTATAAGGCCGTTAGTTTATGTAGAAGAAAAAGATATAATAAGGTACACTGTAAATAATGGTATAAATGCAATGACTTGTGGATGTAAAGTAGCACAAGGGACTTTAGTCAGTAAAAGAAAAGAGATAAAAGAATTACTAAAAACACTTGAGGAAAAAAATCCTGGTATAAAGAAAAGAATTTTTAATTCCATGAGAAATATAAACCTTAATTATGTGTTTGACTATATTCCTAAAAAATAATATATTTGATGAAAATTAAGCATATATTATAGCATTTTTCAAAAATAAATTTCAAGGAAGTGAGTATAATAAATAATTTACATATAAAATATAGTTTTATAGATAAAAAAGATATTGAATTAAAAGGCTTAAATGGATTAAAAGCTTTAGCTATAATAATAATTTTGATATATCATTTTGTACCGGATAAATTACCTGGAGGTTTTTTGGCAGTTGATTTGTTCTTGGTTATAACAGGTTATTTAATGACAGATAAAATATTAAAAAGTTATGTTGTAATACCTTCAAATATTATTTTTAAAAGAATTTCGAGACTTTTTCCAACTTTACTTTTTATGATACTTGTATTAAGTTGCGTGATGCTTACAACAAATAGAGTATGGTTTATGAATGAATGGGAAAATATAGTATTTTCTTTGTTTTTTCTTTCAAATTTTTGGCTTATTTTAAATAAAAATGATTATTTTGATAATTTTAATATAGCTTCACCTGTAAAACATTTGTGGTATATAGCATTAGATATTCAATTTTTTATTTTTTATAGTTTCATTTTAAGTAAATTAAAAAATAGAAAGCATCTAAAAAAGTTTTTGATTATATTAACTATAATTTCTGTGCTATCTATAATATTAATATATCATTTTGGTGGAAAAAATAATATATCTATAATATATTACTCACCATTAACTAGATTTTATGCTTTAACAATAGGATCGATTTATGCTGTATATTTTTCAACAGATAAGATAAAAAAATCTAATAATATTATTGCATATATACTTTTAATTGCTGTTATAGTTTCTATGAAATTTGTAGATGTAAATAATGAATTTTTGTATAAATATGCTTTGGTGAGTGTATATTCTATAATTTTTGGATATATAGTAATAAAACTTTCAAAATCAAATTTACTGGCATGTTTAAATAGTATTGGTAAAAAATCTTATCAGTTATATGTTTGGCATTATGCTATTATAGTGCTTACAACTCCATTTGAAGAATATGCAAGACCAAATATTTTTCATATATTATGTAGATTAATTTTAATAATTATTATATGCACTATATTAAATATTTTATCAAAAAGAATAAAAAATATACTTAATATATTGATGATAATATATATTATTGTATCCTTATTATTTGTGAAAAAAGATCTTATTTCTTATAGACTTATAAACGAAAATGAAGTTGGTACGAAAATACTACAAATTGATGTTAATAAAGTTG contains:
- a CDS encoding acyltransferase family protein, with protein sequence MSIINNLHIKYSFIDKKDIELKGLNGLKALAIIIILIYHFVPDKLPGGFLAVDLFLVITGYLMTDKILKSYVVIPSNIIFKRISRLFPTLLFMILVLSCVMLTTNRVWFMNEWENIVFSLFFLSNFWLILNKNDYFDNFNIASPVKHLWYIALDIQFFIFYSFILSKLKNRKHLKKFLIILTIISVLSIILIYHFGGKNNISIIYYSPLTRFYALTIGSIYAVYFSTDKIKKSNNIIAYILLIAVIVSMKFVDVNNEFLYKYALVSVYSIIFGYIVIKLSKSNLLACLNSIGKKSYQLYVWHYAIIVLTTPFEEYARPNIFHILCRLILIIIICTILNILSKRIKNILNILMIIYIIVSLLFVKKDLISYRLINENEVGTKILQIDVNKVDVNKIVENTNINKVKQGEYEQILLIGDSLSINIAHAFGNVFSNLTVDGQVGRQMSDAIKVASDYKKFNNSKTAVIIMLGTNGEIRLGDIEKIKNKFKNADIYFININVPRPWLYKVNETLGIAKNIYDVKVIDWYSVSNGHDEYFKADKIHVNETGAEELIKLIIDSLDRNLKEPSKDIKPKIYERPIKKKERNN